The Macrobrachium nipponense isolate FS-2020 chromosome 1, ASM1510439v2, whole genome shotgun sequence genome includes a window with the following:
- the LOC135219030 gene encoding uncharacterized protein LOC135219030 — protein MQLDVAVDILKKAETSLVSYRDTGFADAQTSAKEICEEMNVEAALKQKRLRTTKRQFSYEAPDEPITDALKKMEFSFFNVVVDMAIESLRERTGMMSDVAKKFSVLINFSDLTSSELEKQAKDLCNKLTSGDHSDLNYDELIVEMQSFPKQCPKQNMTT, from the coding sequence ATGCAACTGGATGTAGCTGTTGACATTCTCAAGAAGGCTGAAACCTCCCTTGTTAGCTACAGAGACACTGGGTTTGCTGATGCCCAGACATCTGCCAAAGAGATATGTGAGGAGATGAATGTGGAAGCTGCTCTAAAGCAGAAAAGACTCAGAACTACTAAAAGGCAGTTTTCCTATGAGGCCCCTGATGAACCTATTACCGATGCCTTGAAAAAAAtggagttttcatttttcaatgtagTTGTGGATATGGCCAttgaatctctgagagagagaactggaatgaTGAGTGATGTTGCAAAGAAATTCAGTGTTCTCATAAACTTCTCTGACCTGACATCTAGTGAGCTAGAAAAGCAGGCAAAAGATTTGTGTAATAAACTCACATCTGGGGATCATTCTGATTTAAATTATGATGAACTGATTGTAGAGATGCAGTCATTTCCAAAACAATgcccaaaacaaaatatgaccACATAG
- the LOC135219029 gene encoding zinc finger MYM-type protein 1-like — translation MHENSPEHTKNMGSWKELESRIEKGQTIDKVELALINNEQRRWREVLTRFVAIIHSLAERNLPLRGSTYTLYQPNNGNFLKEVELMAQFDPVLKEHIVRVQGGASHTSYLGNIIQNEFIDCISKRVVECMVTEIRQSKYFSIILDCTPDLSHKEQLSVIIRIVTAEGTAQIKEYFIGFLEAEQTTGEDLSRLILKKLEELNIPFEDCRGQSYENGANMRGKNKGVQARLLQLNPRALFVPCGAHTVNLVV, via the coding sequence ATGCATGAGAACAGTCCAGAACATACAAAGAATATGGGGTCATGGAAAGAACTGGAGAGTCGTATTGAAAAGGGGCAAACAATTGACAAAGTTGAGCTGGCACTAATAAACAATGAACAACGTAGGTGGCGAGAGGTACTTACCAGGTTCGTGGCTATAATTCATAGTCTGGCAGAACGAAATCTTCCTCTCAGAGGGTCCACATACACACTTTACCAGCCCAATAATGGGAACTTTCTGAAAGAAGTTGAACTCATGGCTCAGTTTGACCCTGTTCTCAAAGAACATATTGTGAGGGTGCAAGGAGGTGCCAGTCATACATCCTACCTAGgcaatattattcaaaatgagtttATTGACTGCATCAGTAAGAGGGTTGTGGAGTGCATGGTAACCGAAATTAGACAATCCAaatacttttcaattattttagatTGCACCCCGGATTTAAGTCACAAGGAGCAATTATCTGTGATAATTCGAATAGTTACAGCTGAAGGCACTGCACAAATTAAGGAATATTTTATCGGGTTCCTTGAGGCCGAGCAGACAACAGGAGAAGACCTCTCAAGACTCATACTAAAAAAACTTGAAGAGCTTAATATCCCCTTTGAAGACTGCAGAGGACAGTCATATGAAAATGGGGCAAATATGAGAGGAAAAAACAAGGGAGTCCAGGCTAGACTTCTTCAGTTAAACCCCAGGGCTTTATTTGTGCCATGTGGAGCACACACTGTTAATCTGGTTGTGTGA